Proteins encoded together in one Riemerella anatipestifer window:
- a CDS encoding TonB-dependent receptor domain-containing protein: protein MKNRLKGAMLIVLILVFANHIKAQIQNPKTETAIVLGNCGMCKATIEKAANEENVVEAVWDKEKKILTYTYDSKKTSKEKILKKIAEVGYDNELYRADEDTYKKLPQCCLYTRRLSDTTPKSEEDSIQKEDHHHDHHQKAKQIDEVVVTKVGEATSLNKKEVGLTFNISSKELLKAACCNLSESFETNATVDVAFTNAVTGTKQLRMLGLEQKYTSLTKELLLEIRGLATAYGLNFIPGRWIGGIQLTKGGSTVVSGYEGITGQINTELVKFNQKPKTELNFFADENGRTEFNLVNTSLLSEQWNQSILVHANGTFPEMDRNKDGFLDQPKGHQLNVTYLLNYNDLDHTGWGNHLGMNLVKDERKAGQVGYDWTKTQDQQNLYGVGVDISRFQIWNKTGYVFKGKPYQSLGFINQFTYHQQDSFFGKRTYFGKQQSFYSNLIFESIIGNTNHKYKVGGSFLYDAYDEDYLAQNFMRTERVAGAFAEYTLTGAAYTLVAGLRSDFHNLAGTQLSPRLNFKYDINDKTIVRLSVGRGFRTANIFAENQNFFASNRAIEVLNPNGKVYGLSPEIAWNYGLSLQKEFKLFKRKASWVTDVFRTDFQNQVIVDLDHSPQKMLFYNLEGKSRALAFQTQLDFSPVNRLDFRLAYKYYDVWADYLGGRRDVPFTAKHRGFVNMAYSTTKNSKQTYWNLDATLQWIGAQRLPNTYQNIEEYQTKVFTKPYVLLNAQISRFFNRNIRLYLGAENLTSYTQERPVIDAKNPFSNYFDGGMIYAPIMPVNFYTGIDVSF, encoded by the coding sequence ATGAAAAATAGATTAAAAGGAGCAATGCTAATTGTTCTAATATTGGTGTTTGCAAATCATATAAAAGCACAAATTCAAAACCCAAAGACAGAAACTGCCATAGTATTAGGTAACTGTGGTATGTGTAAGGCAACCATAGAAAAAGCAGCTAATGAGGAAAATGTAGTGGAAGCCGTTTGGGATAAAGAAAAGAAAATCCTTACTTATACTTATGATTCTAAAAAGACTTCAAAAGAAAAAATTCTCAAAAAAATAGCAGAAGTAGGATATGATAATGAGTTGTATAGAGCAGATGAGGATACTTATAAGAAACTCCCTCAATGCTGTTTATACACTAGACGACTTTCTGATACTACACCAAAATCTGAGGAAGATTCTATTCAAAAAGAAGACCACCACCACGACCATCATCAAAAAGCGAAGCAAATAGATGAGGTGGTGGTTACCAAAGTAGGAGAGGCTACATCACTAAATAAAAAAGAGGTGGGTTTAACGTTTAATATTTCTTCTAAAGAGCTTCTAAAAGCCGCTTGTTGTAATCTCTCCGAAAGTTTTGAAACTAATGCAACGGTAGATGTGGCTTTTACCAACGCTGTAACAGGGACAAAACAACTTAGAATGTTAGGTTTGGAGCAAAAATATACCAGCCTTACCAAGGAACTTTTGCTCGAAATAAGAGGGCTAGCGACTGCTTATGGGCTTAATTTTATTCCAGGTAGATGGATTGGTGGCATACAGCTTACCAAAGGTGGGAGTACAGTGGTTAGTGGCTACGAGGGCATTACGGGGCAAATTAACACAGAGCTAGTTAAGTTTAACCAAAAACCAAAAACAGAGCTTAATTTTTTTGCTGATGAAAATGGGCGTACAGAGTTTAACCTCGTTAATACTTCGTTGCTTTCTGAACAATGGAATCAGTCTATTTTAGTTCATGCTAATGGAACTTTCCCAGAAATGGACAGAAATAAAGATGGATTTTTAGACCAACCTAAAGGTCATCAACTTAATGTAACTTATCTATTGAATTATAATGATTTAGACCATACAGGCTGGGGGAATCATTTAGGAATGAATCTAGTTAAAGATGAAAGAAAGGCTGGACAGGTTGGTTATGATTGGACAAAAACTCAAGACCAACAAAATCTTTACGGTGTAGGTGTTGATATTTCTAGGTTCCAAATTTGGAATAAAACAGGTTATGTTTTTAAAGGAAAGCCTTATCAAAGCTTAGGATTTATCAATCAGTTTACCTATCATCAACAGGATAGCTTTTTCGGAAAGAGAACTTATTTTGGAAAACAGCAATCTTTCTATTCCAATTTAATTTTTGAAAGTATTATTGGAAATACCAATCATAAATATAAAGTGGGAGGGAGCTTTTTGTATGATGCTTATGATGAAGATTATTTAGCTCAAAATTTTATGAGAACGGAGCGAGTGGCAGGGGCATTTGCAGAATATACACTCACGGGAGCAGCTTATACTTTGGTGGCAGGATTGAGGTCTGATTTCCATAATTTGGCAGGGACACAACTTTCTCCTAGATTGAATTTTAAGTATGATATTAACGATAAAACCATTGTAAGGCTAAGTGTAGGGAGAGGATTTAGAACGGCTAATATCTTTGCAGAAAATCAAAACTTTTTTGCCTCTAATAGGGCAATAGAGGTGCTGAATCCTAACGGAAAAGTTTACGGACTTTCTCCAGAAATAGCGTGGAATTATGGACTAAGTTTGCAGAAAGAGTTTAAACTTTTTAAGAGAAAGGCTTCATGGGTAACAGATGTTTTTCGCACCGATTTTCAAAATCAAGTAATAGTAGATTTAGACCATTCTCCTCAAAAGATGCTTTTTTATAATTTAGAAGGCAAGTCTAGGGCATTGGCTTTCCAAACGCAGTTGGATTTTAGCCCAGTGAACAGATTAGATTTTAGGCTAGCTTATAAGTATTATGATGTATGGGCGGATTACCTAGGGGGAAGAAGAGATGTGCCATTTACCGCAAAACACAGAGGTTTTGTCAATATGGCGTATTCTACTACAAAAAATAGCAAACAGACTTACTGGAATTTAGATGCAACTTTGCAGTGGATAGGCGCTCAAAGATTGCCTAATACTTACCAAAATATAGAAGAATATCAAACGAAAGTGTTTACAAAGCCTTATGTTCTACTTAATGCTCAAATATCAAGATTTTTTAATCGTAATATTAGATTGTATTTAGGAGCAGAAAATTTGACTTCTTACACACAAGAACGCCCAGTCATAGATGCTAAAAATCCTTTTAGTAATTATTTTGATGGTGGAATGATTTATGCGCCAATTATGCCTGTCAACTTTTATACAGGTATAGATGTGAGTTTTTAA